The nucleotide sequence CGGCGCGGCGCCCGGGCCCGCGGCCCGGCGGGGGTTGGAGACGGCGCGGCCCGCCCACGTGGCCGCCGGCGGCAGCGGCCCCGGCGCCCCCCGGCGCCCGCCCCGGCCCGCTCGCCCGGCCCGGCCCACCTTGGCGGCCGCCatgggcgcggcggcggcggcggctcggcGGGCTCGGTCGTCGCGGGCTCCGCGGCCTCTCGGCGGCTGCTCGCAGCTCCTTCCTCCGCGTCTGGCGCCGGCGCCTCCCGCCCGCCCGCTGGCTCGCTCACTCGCTCTTCCCTCCGCCCCGCGACCCGAACCCCGACCCCTGACCCCGGCGGCGGGAAACGCGCCGCTATTCAAAACCGGCGCAGCTTTATTGGGCTCGCGCGGCGGACACTAGCATTGTCCGGCCCGCCCCGCGCTTCCCGCCAAAACGCCCGCGGCGCATGCCCGGCCAGCCAGGCAGGCTGGGAGGGGGACGCGGGGGAACACGCACTCCCGGCGGCCCTCGCGCACACTTCCGTCCCGCGGCCGCGCGCGCGCCCCTGGAGCTAGAGGTCTGCGCTGGAGGAGGGGTGCTCGAACGGCGCGTGGTGATGTCGTCGCCGGAAGCAGGGACGATAGAGACGCAACTTCTGCGCTGTGCACGCCGGCGGCCGGGCGGGAGGGCGGCAGGCCCAGGTAGCAGGCGGGCGCGGGCCCCTGGCGGGCGGGCGGCGCAGCGCGTGGCCGAGGCCCGGCCCCGAGCACCGGGGGTTCGAGTCCCGGGCCCCTCCCAGGCCGCAGCCGGACGGTGTGCGCTCCAGGCCCTAGGCGAGGGGGCGGACGCTGCGGACGATGGGGGACGAGCTGGACGGCGAAGTACGGTGCGGGGGAGCCGGCCGGGCCGGGGGTCCGGGCCGCGATGGGCTAGGGAGGCCGGGCCGGGACTCCGGGCGCGCGGGCCGCTGCCAGCCCCGCGCCTGCCGTCTGCACGCAGGGCCAGGCGCACGTCGGGGATGCCGGTCAGGACGGCGCCGCGGCGCCGTGCCCGCGGCGGGAGGAGGAGCAGGCAGCGGCGGCCGGGCTGGCGGGGCCGGGGCCCTACGGATACATCCGGGCCGGCCTGTTCACCTCGGAGGTCTTCAAGCTGGAGCTGCAGAACGTGCCGCGCCACGCCAGCTTCAGCGACGTGCGGCGCTTCTTGGGCCGCTTCGGGCTGCAGCCCCACAAGACGAAGCTCTTCGGGCAGCCGCCCTGCGCCTTCGTGACTTTCCGCAGCGCCGCCGAGCGCGACAAGGCCCTGTGCGTGCTGCACGGGGCGCTTTGGAAGGGCCGCCCGCTCAGCGCGCGCCTGGCCAGGCCCAAGGCTGACCCCTTGGCCAGGAAGAGGAGGCAAGAGGATCGGGGGGAGCTCTCCGCCGGCCCGGCTGCATGCGTCGCCGACGTGGTTACCCCTCTCTGGGCCGTTCCCTACGGGGAGCAGCTGGAGCGGAAGCGGCAGGAGTGTGAGCAAGTGCTGCAGAAGTTGGCCAGGTGAGTGTGGGCGCGGGCACCCCGGGCTGGGCGCTGCATTCGCTCAGCCCACTCCCTGAATCTCAGACACAGGCTCTTAGGGAGTCATCCCAGTAAGAGCCATGtgttcctgactcaggaactggGTCCTGAGCGCCCCCCGAGTCGGGGGTGTTCGGAGCCCCACCGCTGCCCTTTTTCTGCCCACAGGGAGATCGGGAGCACCAACCGCGCCTTGCTGCCCTGGCTGCTCTCACAGAGGCACAAGCACAACAAGGCCTGCTGCCCGCTGGAGGGCATCCAGCCCTCCCCCCAGCAGGTTAGGTCTTGGGGTCCCACAGAAACTTCTCCCACTtggtcctcctgccctcaaagctGCTTCTGGTTCTCACCAAACACCCGTTGGTTGCTGTCAGCATGGTGCCCTTGACTGCCAGGCCCATGGGGGAGCCTGGGCCTCACATCACCTCTGCACTGCCGGTGTTGGGACAGTCAGAGTGAGAACCAGCgtctttcttgtttcctttggCCTGTCCTGCAGACCGAGTATCGGAACAAATGCGAGTTCCTGGTTGGTGTCGGCGTGGACGGGGAGGACAACACAGTGGGCTGCCGGCTCAGCAAGTACAAGAGCGGGACGTGTGCCGTGGCAGCCCCCTTCGACACCGTGCACATCCCTGGGGCCACCAAGCAGGTGGTGAAGGCGTTCCAGGAGTTCATCCGGTGAGGTTGCTGGCGGCCTGGGATATCTGAGGCTGTCTGAGAGCAGAAGATGGGGTCCCGCCCAGGAGGGGGCTCTGGTGGTGGGGCTGGAGGACACAGAACTGGGGGCAGACATGGGCACTCAGGGCCCTCTGTGGCTCCCACAGGTCCACTCCCTACTCAGCATACGACCCGGAGACATACTCAGGTCACTGGAAGCAGCTGACCGTGCGTACCAGCCGCCGCGGCCAAGCCATG is from Muntiacus reevesi chromosome 13, mMunRee1.1, whole genome shotgun sequence and encodes:
- the TRMT2A gene encoding tRNA (uracil-5-)-methyltransferase homolog A isoform X2, producing the protein MGDELDGEGQAHVGDAGQDGAAAPCPRREEEQAAAAGLAGPGPYGYIRAGLFTSEVFKLELQNVPRHASFSDVRRFLGRFGLQPHKTKLFGQPPCAFVTFRSAAERDKALCVLHGALWKGRPLSARLARPKADPLARKRRQEDRGELSAGPAACVADVVTPLWAVPYGEQLERKRQECEQVLQKLAREIGSTNRALLPWLLSQRHKHNKACCPLEGIQPSPQQTEYRNKCEFLVGVGVDGEDNTVGCRLSKYKSGTCAVAAPFDTVHIPGATKQVVKAFQEFIRSTPYSAYDPETYSGHWKQLTVRTSRRGQAMAIAYFHPQNLSPEELAGLKTSLAQYFMEGPGKASGVTCLYFVEEGQRKTPSQEGLPLEHVAGDRCIREDMLGLTFRISPHAFFQVNTAAAEVLYTLIQDWAQLDAGSTVLDVCCGTGTIGLALARKVKRVVGVELSQEAVEDARVNALDNELNNVEFHCGRAEELVPTLVSRLASQQLVAILDPPRAGLHSKVILAVRRAENLRRLLYVSCNPRAAMGNFVDLCRAPSNRVKGTPFRPVKAVAVDMFPQTPHCEMLILFERVEHPNGAGALEPHKSVVQIPPAPPGDTPPEARSSPT